A genome region from Pseudomonas sp. N3-W includes the following:
- a CDS encoding TonB-dependent receptor has protein sequence MSPLNLASPLTPRRLKRLPLALLLAGSAQAWAADPATPETPPAGKTTADSSQLETVTVTTRRREESSQDVPTPMSVIGGQALETQRVYRIQDLQQLVPSVNVAYMHARQSSVSIRGLGNNPASDGLEGSVGLYIDNVYLGRPGMAVFDLMDIEQLEVLRGPQGTLFGKNTTAGVINISTRAPTFTPERSIETSVGQDGYLQTKGTISGPLNDELAGRFSAYSSHSDGDIKNEYNGHELNGGTRDGFRGQLLFKPNESFNVRWIGDYNEEDSSAGTRVLYSTGPTINGVNLYEQRAAAAGATLANGPHREVNLDSDQHVTVHQGGTSLEANWTLPSDFTLTSISSYRFWNFTPRNDDGLNVPVAYNAGVSVEDKQYSQELRLASPKGEFFDYVLGAYYFGSNLDNKSFSYYGPKADIWNGTPAGALANVNSVGNGHIETNSFALFAQGTWHLTERLDFTAGVRGTYEEKNAWVTRDAPVGGAAVTGAAAAARSGRAGVYDSGDLNQYSSSPSGLLNLSYRLTDNVLGYATLSHGEKSGGVNLAVGSAPTAGADSLLIGTERANNAELGFKSTLWDKRLQLNANLFWTQVNAYQTNAYDDVNRVQYLTNAGSVRSRGVEVESTIIPLRGLTLNLNGSFNDVRYLSYKDAPCPPEVSQAPGAPASCDLSGHQVVGASKWIGNANGEYKWNLSNGLEEYVTGSYAFRSKAVGTVEDSDYGQIPSYAVVNLSTGFRGDFHQGQWDVSLWLKNAFDKTYYTTLWTGGNGGYEGLLGTPRTLGLTGRYDF, from the coding sequence ATGAGTCCGTTGAATCTTGCGTCACCCCTCACACCTCGACGGCTCAAGCGCCTGCCCCTGGCTCTGCTGCTGGCAGGAAGCGCCCAGGCCTGGGCGGCGGATCCTGCCACCCCTGAAACGCCACCCGCCGGCAAAACCACTGCCGACAGCTCGCAGCTGGAAACCGTGACCGTGACCACCCGCCGTCGTGAAGAAAGTTCGCAGGACGTGCCCACGCCCATGAGCGTGATTGGCGGTCAGGCGCTGGAAACCCAGCGGGTTTATCGCATTCAGGATTTGCAGCAACTGGTGCCCAGCGTCAACGTCGCCTACATGCATGCGCGCCAGTCCAGCGTGTCGATTCGCGGCCTGGGCAACAACCCGGCCAGCGACGGCCTGGAAGGCAGTGTCGGGCTCTATATCGACAACGTTTATCTGGGCCGCCCCGGCATGGCAGTGTTCGACCTGATGGACATCGAACAGCTCGAAGTGCTGCGCGGTCCCCAGGGCACCTTGTTCGGCAAGAACACCACCGCCGGCGTGATCAACATCAGCACCCGTGCGCCGACATTCACACCCGAACGCAGCATCGAAACCTCGGTGGGCCAGGACGGCTACCTGCAGACCAAGGGAACTATTTCCGGGCCGTTGAACGATGAACTGGCGGGACGTTTTTCCGCTTACAGCAGCCACAGCGACGGCGACATCAAGAACGAATACAACGGCCATGAATTGAATGGCGGCACCCGCGACGGCTTTCGTGGCCAGTTGCTGTTCAAGCCCAACGAATCGTTCAACGTGCGCTGGATCGGCGATTACAACGAAGAGGATTCGAGCGCCGGCACCCGCGTGCTGTACAGCACCGGGCCGACCATCAATGGCGTGAACCTGTACGAGCAGCGTGCTGCGGCAGCCGGTGCGACGCTGGCCAACGGGCCTCACAGGGAGGTCAATCTGGACAGCGATCAGCACGTCACCGTGCATCAGGGCGGCACCTCGCTGGAAGCCAACTGGACCTTGCCCAGCGACTTCACCCTGACGTCGATCAGCTCTTATCGCTTCTGGAATTTCACCCCGCGCAACGACGACGGGCTGAACGTGCCGGTGGCCTACAACGCCGGAGTCTCGGTGGAAGATAAGCAGTACTCGCAGGAATTGCGCCTCGCCTCACCCAAGGGCGAATTCTTCGATTACGTGCTTGGCGCCTATTACTTCGGTTCCAATCTGGATAACAAATCCTTCTCCTATTACGGCCCCAAAGCCGACATCTGGAACGGCACGCCAGCCGGTGCGCTGGCCAACGTCAACAGCGTCGGCAATGGCCACATCGAAACCAACAGCTTTGCGCTGTTTGCCCAAGGCACCTGGCACCTCACAGAGCGCCTGGATTTCACCGCCGGGGTGCGCGGCACTTATGAAGAGAAAAACGCCTGGGTGACCCGTGATGCACCAGTCGGCGGCGCAGCAGTGACCGGCGCGGCGGCCGCGGCACGCAGCGGACGGGCCGGTGTTTACGATTCCGGCGACTTGAATCAGTACAGCTCCAGCCCTTCGGGCCTGCTCAACCTGAGCTATCGCCTCACCGACAATGTGCTCGGCTACGCGACCTTGTCTCATGGCGAGAAATCCGGGGGCGTGAACCTCGCGGTCGGCTCGGCACCTACGGCGGGCGCCGACTCGTTGCTGATCGGCACCGAGCGCGCCAACAACGCCGAACTCGGTTTCAAAAGCACCCTGTGGGACAAGCGCCTGCAACTCAACGCCAACCTGTTCTGGACCCAGGTCAACGCCTACCAGACCAACGCCTATGACGACGTCAACCGCGTGCAATACCTGACCAACGCCGGCTCGGTGCGCTCACGCGGCGTGGAAGTCGAAAGCACCATAATCCCGTTGCGCGGCCTGACGCTGAACCTCAACGGCTCGTTCAACGACGTGCGCTATCTGTCCTACAAAGATGCACCGTGCCCGCCGGAAGTCAGCCAGGCACCGGGCGCTCCGGCCTCATGCGATCTCAGTGGCCACCAGGTGGTCGGCGCCTCGAAATGGATCGGCAACGCCAACGGCGAGTACAAATGGAACCTGAGCAACGGCCTCGAGGAATATGTGACCGGCAGCTACGCGTTCCGCTCCAAAGCCGTGGGCACGGTTGAGGACTCCGACTACGGACAGATCCCGAGTTACGCTGTAGTCAACCTGTCCACAGGCTTTCGCGGTGATTTCCATCAGGGCCAGTGGGACGTCTCGCTATGGCTGAAAAACGCCTTCGACAAGACCTACTACACCACCCTCTGGACCGGCGGCAATGGCGGTTATGAAGGCTTGCTCGGCACACCGCGGACCCTGGGCCTGACCGGGCGCTATGACTTCTGA
- a CDS encoding energy transducer TonB — MGNVQTAAGAHEVLWRQAPSGELVDLGRPHRVPLGQLRLQRTPKGILSRREAILLGVLALLVHGAVIYWVNQQPTKALPVVPPEIPPMTIEFSRPAPPVVEPPPPQPVQPVVEPPPPVEDELAAKPPPPKPIPKPKPVVKPVPKPAPKAVEQPPAPPQPAAPVAAPAPPAPPAPAPVTPASANAAYLKNPAPEYPSLAQRRGWEGTVLLRVHVLASGKPGEIQIQKSSGREQLDDAALSAVKRWSFVPAKQGDVAQDGWVSVPIDFKIH, encoded by the coding sequence ATGGGCAATGTCCAGACCGCCGCCGGCGCACATGAGGTGCTATGGCGCCAGGCGCCGAGTGGCGAGTTGGTCGACCTCGGCCGCCCGCATCGCGTGCCCCTGGGCCAGCTGCGTTTGCAGCGTACGCCCAAGGGCATCCTGAGCCGGCGCGAGGCGATTCTGCTCGGCGTGCTGGCGTTGCTGGTGCATGGCGCGGTGATCTATTGGGTCAATCAGCAGCCGACCAAGGCACTGCCGGTCGTGCCGCCGGAAATTCCGCCAATGACCATCGAGTTTTCGCGTCCGGCGCCGCCCGTGGTCGAGCCGCCACCACCGCAGCCGGTTCAACCCGTGGTCGAGCCACCGCCGCCGGTGGAAGACGAACTGGCCGCGAAACCGCCACCCCCCAAACCGATTCCAAAACCCAAGCCTGTCGTCAAGCCAGTGCCCAAACCGGCCCCCAAAGCCGTGGAGCAACCACCGGCGCCGCCACAACCGGCCGCCCCTGTCGCAGCGCCGGCACCACCTGCACCACCGGCGCCCGCGCCAGTGACGCCGGCTTCGGCCAATGCCGCGTACCTGAAGAACCCGGCGCCGGAATACCCGTCGCTGGCTCAGCGTCGCGGTTGGGAAGGCACGGTGTTGTTGCGGGTGCATGTACTGGCCAGCGGCAAACCGGGTGAGATCCAGATTCAGAAAAGCAGCGGCCGCGAGCAACTCGACGACGCGGCGTTAAGCGCCGTGAAGCGTTGGAGTTTCGTGCCGGCCAAGCAGGGCGATGTCGCCCAGGACGGCTGGGTCAGCGTGCCCATCGATTTCAAGATTCATTAA
- a CDS encoding MotA/TolQ/ExbB proton channel family protein — translation MTLLASPLESIEGAVIWLLVVFSVATWGLALLKGVQFGRLKAQDKKFHKQFWAASSLDSAAELSETQPGAAARVAQAGYAAIQVGEAPQTNDLSQAINHQDRLERALRQQIVRERRSLETGLAVVASIGSTSPFIGLFGTVWGIMEALKGISAAGSASLETVAGPIGAALVATGVGIAVAVPAVLVYNYFLRRLKLTAADLDDFAHDFYSLAQKSSFRLLIHPTSHKVVAQGGAQKVKEAS, via the coding sequence ATGACGTTACTGGCATCTCCACTTGAATCCATCGAAGGCGCGGTGATCTGGCTGCTGGTGGTCTTTTCCGTTGCCACCTGGGGTTTGGCATTGCTCAAGGGCGTGCAGTTTGGTCGCCTGAAAGCCCAGGATAAAAAATTTCATAAGCAGTTTTGGGCCGCTTCAAGTCTCGACTCAGCGGCGGAGTTAAGCGAAACCCAGCCCGGCGCGGCAGCCCGTGTGGCCCAGGCCGGTTATGCGGCGATTCAGGTCGGTGAGGCGCCACAGACCAATGATTTGAGCCAGGCGATCAATCATCAGGACCGACTGGAACGTGCCTTGCGCCAGCAGATCGTCCGTGAACGACGCTCGCTGGAAACCGGTCTGGCAGTGGTCGCCAGTATTGGCAGCACCTCGCCGTTCATTGGTCTGTTCGGCACCGTGTGGGGAATCATGGAGGCGTTGAAAGGCATCAGCGCTGCGGGCTCGGCAAGCCTTGAAACGGTGGCCGGTCCGATTGGTGCGGCGCTGGTCGCCACCGGCGTGGGGATCGCGGTCGCGGTGCCGGCGGTGCTGGTTTACAACTACTTTTTGCGCCGTCTGAAACTGACGGCAGCAGACCTGGATGACTTCGCCCATGACTTCTACAGCCTGGCGCAGAAGAGCTCGTTCCGCCTGCTGATTCACCCGACCTCGCACAAAGTCGTGGCCCAGGGCGGCGCGCAGAAAGTGAAGGAGGCGTCCTGA
- a CDS encoding biopolymer transporter ExbD: MAFSTQDSDEVLSEINVTPLVDVMLVLLVVFIVTAPLLTNAIPINLPKTEAVAPVEQKDPLVVSIDGAGKLFINKDEIQPDVLEFKLQAAKAKDPEVRVQLQADDGVNYGEVARAMASIERAGITKLSVITAR, encoded by the coding sequence ATGGCCTTCTCCACGCAAGACAGCGATGAGGTGCTGAGCGAGATCAACGTGACGCCGTTGGTGGACGTGATGCTGGTGCTGCTGGTGGTGTTTATCGTCACCGCGCCGCTGCTGACCAACGCGATCCCGATCAACCTGCCCAAGACCGAGGCCGTGGCCCCGGTGGAGCAGAAAGACCCGCTGGTGGTGAGCATCGACGGTGCCGGCAAGCTGTTTATCAACAAGGATGAAATTCAGCCGGACGTGCTGGAGTTCAAGCTGCAGGCGGCCAAGGCCAAGGACCCGGAGGTGCGCGTGCAATTGCAGGCCGATGACGGCGTGAACTATGGCGAAGTGGCGCGGGCGATGGCGTCGATCGAACGGGCAGGGATTACCAAGTTGTCGGTGATTACCGCGCGATAA
- a CDS encoding alpha/beta hydrolase, translating to MRNESIRYLIVPGWQGSPEDHWQSHWQNSLPNSARVEQADWLTPRREDWVAALAEAVAADSTPVILIAHSLGCITVAHWAATAPVQFLRQVRGALLVAPADVERPACAPALRNFAPIPDDLLPFPSQVVSSDNDAAVSASRALELARQWGAEAGILAGAGHINVKSGHQRWEQGFAYLYRLQNRMEHHALRRA from the coding sequence ATGCGCAACGAATCAATTCGCTACCTGATTGTGCCGGGCTGGCAAGGATCGCCAGAAGATCATTGGCAAAGCCACTGGCAGAACAGTCTGCCGAACAGCGCACGGGTGGAGCAGGCCGACTGGCTGACGCCCCGTCGTGAAGACTGGGTCGCGGCGCTGGCCGAGGCGGTTGCCGCCGACAGCACGCCGGTCATCCTGATTGCCCACAGCCTGGGCTGCATCACCGTCGCCCATTGGGCGGCCACCGCGCCTGTGCAGTTTTTGCGTCAGGTGCGCGGCGCCTTGCTGGTCGCGCCCGCGGATGTCGAGCGTCCTGCGTGCGCGCCGGCACTGCGCAATTTCGCCCCGATTCCAGACGACTTGTTGCCGTTCCCAAGCCAGGTGGTCAGTTCCGACAACGACGCCGCCGTCAGCGCATCGCGTGCGCTGGAGCTGGCTCGTCAGTGGGGCGCCGAGGCGGGGATTCTGGCGGGTGCCGGGCACATCAATGTGAAGTCCGGTCACCAGCGCTGGGAGCAGGGGTTCGCTTATCTGTACCGCCTGCAAAATCGAATGGAACACCACGCATTGCGCCGCGCTTGA
- a CDS encoding sigma 54-interacting transcriptional regulator: MSFEAFGQPLLTFPDADKSPLSIRAKALVFVDPRSRQLRQELEQLAPRSISVLIRGETGSGKELLARHIHRASDRGGLFVSVNCGAISPTYADAELFGYAAGSFSGSASSRAGWFGSANGGTLYLDEIGDLPLPIQTKLLAALENHEVTRVGAHQPSPVDVRLVAATSIDLAQAVAAGKFHERLYHYLSEGQLELPALRERVGDILSLAEYFLGIYSQRLDLPVPLISEAAQHLLEAHSWPGNTRELENVIHFALLVSTGDEILPEHLNLPEVPASLVQIERQAAQLVKNGTAAELSALKSLLESLSQTL; this comes from the coding sequence ATGAGTTTTGAAGCTTTCGGTCAGCCGCTGCTGACCTTCCCCGATGCAGATAAAAGCCCGCTGAGCATCCGCGCCAAGGCGTTGGTGTTTGTCGATCCACGCTCGCGCCAGTTGCGTCAGGAGCTGGAGCAACTGGCCCCACGTTCGATCTCGGTACTGATTCGCGGTGAAACCGGCAGCGGCAAGGAATTGCTCGCCCGGCACATTCACCGTGCCAGTGATCGCGGCGGCTTGTTCGTCTCGGTCAATTGCGGCGCGATCAGCCCGACCTACGCCGACGCTGAATTGTTCGGTTATGCCGCTGGCAGTTTCAGCGGGTCGGCCAGCAGTCGCGCCGGCTGGTTCGGTTCTGCCAATGGCGGCACCTTGTACCTGGACGAGATTGGCGACCTGCCGTTGCCGATCCAGACCAAACTGCTTGCCGCCCTGGAAAACCACGAAGTCACCCGCGTCGGCGCTCATCAACCGAGCCCGGTGGATGTACGTCTGGTTGCGGCCACCAGCATCGACCTGGCGCAAGCAGTGGCGGCGGGGAAATTCCACGAGCGGCTGTATCACTACCTCAGCGAAGGCCAGCTGGAACTGCCGGCACTGCGTGAACGGGTCGGCGACATCCTGTCCCTGGCCGAATATTTTCTCGGCATCTACAGCCAACGCCTGGACCTGCCGGTGCCGCTGATCAGTGAAGCGGCGCAACATCTGCTGGAGGCCCACAGCTGGCCGGGCAACACCCGAGAGCTGGAGAACGTCATCCACTTTGCGCTGCTGGTGAGTACGGGGGATGAGATCTTGCCGGAGCATTTGAATTTGCCGGAGGTGCCGGCGTCGTTGGTGCAGATCGAGCGGCAAGCGGCTCAGCTCGTGAAAAACGGCACGGCCGCCGAGCTCTCGGCCCTCAAGTCTTTGCTCGAAAGCCTGAGCCAAACGCTGTAA
- a CDS encoding MetQ/NlpA family ABC transporter substrate-binding protein has protein sequence MKKVLLFTALAAALTAGLAQANEKLVVAATPIPHAEILELIKPTLAKEGVDLEIKVFTDYVQPNVQVDQKRLDANYFQTLPYLQSFNEGKGTHLVTVIGVHVEPFGGYSKKVKSLAELKDGATIAIPNEGSNSGRALILLQKAGLIELKDPKNALATPKDIAKNPHNFKFKELESAMLPRVLDQVDLDMINTNYALEAGLNPAKDALVIEGADSPYVNFLVARPDNKDSDAIQKLAKALTSPEVKAFIEQKYKGAVLPAF, from the coding sequence ATGAAAAAGGTTCTGTTGTTCACCGCATTGGCGGCTGCCCTGACTGCTGGCCTGGCCCAGGCCAACGAGAAACTGGTAGTGGCAGCGACGCCAATCCCCCACGCCGAGATTCTTGAGCTGATCAAGCCGACCCTTGCCAAAGAAGGCGTGGACCTGGAAATCAAGGTCTTCACCGATTACGTTCAGCCGAACGTGCAGGTCGATCAGAAGCGTCTGGACGCCAACTACTTCCAGACCCTGCCGTACCTGCAAAGCTTCAACGAAGGCAAAGGCACCCATCTGGTGACCGTGATCGGCGTTCACGTCGAACCGTTTGGCGGCTACTCGAAGAAAGTCAAAAGCCTGGCTGAGCTCAAAGATGGCGCAACCATCGCTATCCCCAACGAAGGCAGCAACAGCGGCCGTGCGCTGATCCTGTTGCAGAAGGCTGGCCTGATCGAGTTGAAAGACCCGAAAAACGCCTTGGCCACCCCAAAAGACATCGCCAAGAACCCGCACAACTTCAAGTTCAAGGAACTGGAGTCGGCCATGCTGCCGCGTGTGCTGGATCAGGTTGACCTGGACATGATCAACACCAACTACGCACTGGAAGCGGGCCTGAACCCGGCTAAAGATGCGCTGGTAATCGAAGGTGCGGATTCGCCTTACGTGAACTTCCTGGTTGCCCGTCCGGACAACAAGGACAGCGACGCGATCCAGAAACTGGCCAAGGCGTTGACCAGCCCGGAAGTGAAAGCCTTCATCGAGCAGAAATACAAAGGTGCGGTACTGCCGGCGTTCTGA
- a CDS encoding amino acid ABC transporter permease, whose amino-acid sequence MTFDYAFILSTLPAFLNAVGVTLQVGFIAIGTSLLVALINATILVFRTPYLQRLVGLYVELARNTPLLIQLFFIYFALPALGIKISGFAAAIITMTFLGGAYLTEVLRAGVDAVPQAQLESGRSIGLSNGQLLRYVILPQAGILSLPSLFANFIFLLKETTVVSAVAVPEILYTTKSYIALYYKTYEMLAVLTLICVLLFLPLSLLLSRLERRLQHGQFGS is encoded by the coding sequence ATGACCTTCGACTACGCATTTATCCTCAGCACCCTGCCGGCGTTTCTCAACGCCGTGGGCGTGACGCTGCAGGTGGGTTTTATCGCTATCGGCACGTCGCTGCTGGTGGCGCTGATCAACGCGACGATCCTGGTGTTTCGCACGCCGTACCTGCAACGCCTGGTCGGCTTGTATGTGGAGCTGGCGCGGAACACGCCGCTGTTGATTCAGCTGTTCTTTATCTACTTCGCCTTGCCGGCGCTGGGCATCAAGATCTCGGGTTTCGCGGCGGCGATTATCACCATGACATTCCTTGGCGGCGCCTACCTCACGGAAGTGCTGCGTGCCGGTGTGGATGCCGTGCCCCAGGCGCAACTCGAATCCGGGCGCTCCATCGGCCTGTCCAACGGTCAATTGCTGCGCTACGTGATTCTGCCGCAAGCCGGGATTCTCAGCCTGCCGTCGCTGTTCGCCAACTTCATTTTCCTGCTCAAGGAAACCACCGTGGTCTCGGCGGTGGCGGTGCCGGAAATTCTCTACACCACCAAGAGCTACATCGCGCTCTATTACAAAACCTACGAAATGCTTGCCGTGCTGACGCTGATCTGCGTGCTGCTGTTCTTGCCACTGTCGCTGCTGCTCAGCCGTCTGGAAAGGAGGCTCCAGCATGGCCAGTTCGGGTCTTGA
- a CDS encoding amino acid ABC transporter permease, with protein MASSGLELLWVSLPQLGKGAAQTLSISFLSIAISTVGGVIYGVLRTLNVKWLDVILRIYLELFRAIPVLVWLYLLFFGLPIFFGLSIPSFWCAVLVLSLWGASEVGEVVRGALLSLPRGQREAGLSIGLSSPQLFGYVLLPQALKRMTPPTINVYTRIIKTSSLAVLIGVVDVIKVGQQIIERTYESVLIYGALFLFFFFICYPLSAASRVLERRWTQA; from the coding sequence ATGGCCAGTTCGGGTCTTGAGTTGCTGTGGGTGTCGTTGCCGCAACTGGGCAAGGGCGCGGCGCAGACCTTGTCGATTTCCTTTTTGAGCATCGCCATCAGCACGGTCGGTGGAGTGATCTACGGCGTGCTGCGCACACTCAACGTCAAATGGCTGGACGTGATTCTGCGGATTTATCTGGAGCTGTTCCGGGCGATCCCGGTGCTGGTCTGGCTGTATTTGCTGTTCTTCGGTCTGCCGATCTTTTTCGGCCTGAGCATCCCGAGCTTCTGGTGCGCGGTGCTGGTGTTGTCGTTGTGGGGCGCCAGTGAAGTGGGCGAGGTGGTGCGCGGCGCGTTGTTGTCGCTACCGCGCGGCCAGCGTGAGGCCGGGCTGTCGATTGGCCTGAGCAGCCCGCAGCTGTTCGGTTACGTGCTGTTGCCCCAGGCGCTGAAACGCATGACGCCGCCGACCATCAACGTCTACACGCGCATCATCAAGACCAGCTCGCTGGCGGTGCTGATCGGTGTGGTGGACGTGATCAAGGTCGGCCAGCAGATCATCGAACGCACCTACGAATCGGTGCTGATCTACGGCGCCCTGTTCCTGTTTTTCTTTTTCATCTGCTACCCGCTGTCAGCCGCCTCGCGCGTGCTGGAGCGGCGCTGGACGCAAGCATGA
- a CDS encoding amino acid ABC transporter ATP-binding protein, with translation MSALIEFKGFNKFFGEQQVLKEIDLSVKPGEVIVILGPSGCGKSTLLRCLNGLEVAHSGSLIFSGRELLNKDTDWRDVRQQIGMVFQSYHLFPHMSVLDNLLLGPLKVQKRERREARAQAEALLERVGLLDKRDAFARQLSGGQQQRIAIVRSLCMNPKVMLFDEVTAALDPEMVKEVLEVIQGLTREGMTLLIVTHEMAFARAVADRVVFMDAGRILEQNPPETFFTNPQTARAQQFLEKFSYVEALPRKTQTKELELL, from the coding sequence ATGAGCGCATTGATCGAGTTCAAGGGTTTCAACAAGTTTTTCGGCGAGCAGCAGGTGCTCAAAGAGATCGACCTGAGTGTGAAGCCGGGCGAGGTGATCGTCATTCTCGGCCCCAGCGGTTGTGGCAAAAGCACCTTGCTGCGCTGCCTGAACGGCCTGGAAGTGGCCCACAGCGGCAGCTTGATTTTCAGCGGTCGCGAACTGCTGAACAAAGACACCGACTGGCGCGACGTGCGTCAGCAGATCGGCATGGTGTTCCAGAGTTATCACCTGTTCCCGCACATGAGCGTCCTGGACAACTTGCTGCTCGGCCCGCTCAAGGTGCAAAAGCGCGAGCGCCGTGAGGCGCGTGCCCAGGCCGAAGCGTTGCTCGAACGCGTGGGCCTGCTGGACAAGCGCGACGCCTTCGCGCGTCAGCTCTCTGGTGGCCAGCAGCAACGCATCGCCATTGTCCGGTCGCTGTGCATGAACCCCAAGGTCATGCTGTTCGATGAAGTCACCGCCGCCCTTGACCCGGAAATGGTCAAGGAAGTGCTGGAAGTGATTCAGGGCCTGACCCGCGAAGGCATGACCCTGTTGATCGTCACCCACGAAATGGCCTTCGCCCGTGCCGTGGCTGACCGCGTTGTGTTCATGGACGCCGGGCGCATCCTTGAACAAAACCCGCCCGAGACTTTCTTTACGAACCCGCAAACCGCACGAGCGCAGCAGTTCCTGGAGAAGTTCTCCTACGTCGAAGCCCTTCCCAGAAAGACTCAAACAAAGGAACTGGAACTGCTATGA
- a CDS encoding transporter substrate-binding domain-containing protein: MKTAKSSLLLLPLLGLALLAGCNKSDETPKPKVASESAAPASYLEKIKARDKLIVGVFTDKPPFGFVDEAGRYVGFDTDIGRQFAKDLLGDENKVEFVAVEPASRIPFLQSDKVDLILANMTVTPERKEAVEFTNPNLKVAVQAIVPQGSSVNSLDDLASRTTIVTTGTTADIWLTKNHPDWKLLKFEKNTESLQALASGRGDAYAQDNLVLFSWAKQNPGYRVLAQTLGAEAPIAPAVKKGNIELRDWVNTELAKLGEEKFLLKLYDQYVRKELSDDTKPESVIVEGGKWQG, translated from the coding sequence ATGAAAACTGCCAAGTCTTCGCTCTTGCTACTCCCTCTGCTCGGCCTCGCGCTGTTGGCCGGCTGCAATAAATCCGATGAAACCCCGAAGCCGAAAGTCGCCAGCGAAAGCGCCGCGCCCGCCAGCTATCTGGAGAAAATCAAGGCGCGGGACAAGCTGATCGTCGGCGTGTTTACCGACAAGCCACCGTTCGGTTTCGTTGACGAAGCCGGGCGCTACGTCGGTTTTGATACCGACATTGGCCGTCAATTCGCCAAGGATCTGCTGGGCGACGAAAACAAGGTCGAGTTCGTTGCCGTGGAGCCGGCCAGCCGGATTCCATTCCTGCAAAGCGACAAGGTCGACCTGATCCTGGCCAACATGACCGTGACGCCTGAGCGCAAGGAAGCGGTGGAATTCACCAACCCGAACCTCAAGGTCGCGGTGCAGGCCATCGTGCCGCAGGGCAGCTCGGTGAATAGCCTCGATGACCTGGCCAGCCGCACCACCATCGTCACCACCGGCACCACGGCCGATATCTGGCTGACCAAGAACCACCCGGACTGGAAACTGCTCAAGTTCGAGAAAAACACGGAGTCCCTGCAAGCCCTGGCCAGTGGTCGCGGTGACGCTTATGCACAGGACAATCTAGTGTTGTTCAGCTGGGCCAAACAGAACCCCGGCTACCGCGTACTGGCCCAGACCCTGGGCGCCGAGGCACCGATTGCCCCAGCGGTGAAGAAGGGCAATATCGAGCTGCGTGACTGGGTGAATACCGAGTTGGCGAAACTGGGTGAAGAGAAGTTCTTGCTCAAGCTCTATGACCAGTATGTGCGTAAAGAACTGAGCGATGACACCAAGCCTGAGAGCGTGATTGTCGAGGGTGGGAAGTGGCAGGGCTGA